In Monodelphis domestica isolate mMonDom1 chromosome 3, mMonDom1.pri, whole genome shotgun sequence, the following proteins share a genomic window:
- the MIF gene encoding macrophage migration inhibitory factor, giving the protein MPMFVVHTNVPRSAVPDSLLSELTSQLAKATGKPPQYIAVHIATDQLMAFGGSAEPCALCSLHSIGKISGPQNKAYTKQLCELLTKHLRISGDRIYINYHDMNAANVGWNGTTFA; this is encoded by the exons CGCGCTCCGCCGTGCCCGACTCCCTGCTAAGCGAGCTCACCTCGCAGCTGGCCAAGGCCACCGGCAAGCCCCCGCAG TACATCGCCGTGCACATCGCGACGGATCAGCTCATGGCGTTCGGGGGCTCCGCGGAGCCGTGCGCCCTCTGCAGCCTGCACAGCATCGGCAAGATCAGCGGCCCGCAGAACAAGGCCTACACCAAGCAGCTGTGCGAGCTGCTCACCAAGCACCTCCGGATCTCCGGGGACAG GATCTACATCAACTACCACGACATGAATGCGGCCAACGTGGGCTGGAACGGCACCACCTTCGCCTGA